A window of Strigops habroptila isolate Jane chromosome 5, bStrHab1.2.pri, whole genome shotgun sequence contains these coding sequences:
- the TMEM254 gene encoding transmembrane protein 254 — protein sequence MAGVSGAERLRDGSCHFQRSRLIWMIAIAFGMVVLGWVSLFPSTIPYSSLGIFGTFLNYLVENHHKWVCYGFWVSWLIHVVEAFYGVKMCQSKGITDPSVQFHWFLQTLLFGYASFGLLVSYKPAAKKQY from the exons ATGGCGGGGGTCAGCGGCGCGGAGCGGCTCCGCGATGGCAGCTGCCACTTCCAGCGCTCCCGGCTCATCTGGATGATCGCCATCGCCTTCGGCATGGTCGTCCTCGGC tgGGTGTCACTTTTTCCTTCAACTATACCTTATAGTTCTTTGGGAATATTTGGTACCTTCCTTAATTATTTAGTGGAAAACCACCACAAATGGGTATGCTATGG gTTCTGGGTTTCCTGGTTGATTCATGTAGTAGAAGCCTTCTACGGTGTTAAGATGTGCCA ATCTAAAGGAATCACTGACCCGTCAGTTCAGTTTCATTGGTTCCTTCAGACACTTTTATTTGGGTATGCTTCCTTCGGTCTTCTGGTGTCTTACAAGCCTGCAGCCAAGAAGCAGTACTAG